The proteins below come from a single Corylus avellana chromosome ca3, CavTom2PMs-1.0 genomic window:
- the LOC132176242 gene encoding glycine-rich protein HC1-like: MASSKTFLLLGLVFAVVLLISSSVSARELAEAAQTQENVQTEAVEEANYGDLNGRGHGHGHRGSPPGPCCGSPPGRCC; encoded by the exons ATGGCTTCCTCCAAGACTTTTCTTCTCCTTGGTCTTGTCTTTGCTGTTGTGCTTCTCATCTCCTCTAGTGTCTCTGCTCGTGAGCTTGCTGAGGCCGCTCAAACCC AGGAAAATGTCCAAACTGAAGCTGTGGAGGAGGCCAACTACGGTGACCTCAACGGTCGTGGACATGGACATGGGCATCGTGGGTCACCGCCAGGTCCTTGCTGTGGGTCACCGCCAGGTCGTTGCTGCTGA
- the LOC132176503 gene encoding glycine-rich protein DC7.1-like, protein MASSKTFLLLGLVFAVVLLISSSVSARELAEAAQIQENVKTEAVEEANYGDHKHGHGHGHGHHGHGHGHGHHGHPGHGAADETETDEN, encoded by the exons ATGGCTTCCTCCAAGACTTTTCTTCTCCTTGGTCTTGTCTTTGCTGTTGTGCTTCTCATCTCCTCTAGTGTCTCTGCTCGTGAGCTTGCTGAGGCCGCTCAAATCC AGGAAAATGTCAAAACTGAAGCTGTGGAGGAAGCCAACTACGGTGACCACAAGCACGGTCATGGACATGGTCATGGTCATCACGGCCATGGACATGGACATGGGCATCATGGTCACCCAGGACACGGTGCTGCTGACGAGACAGAAACCGACGAAAATTAG
- the LOC132176050 gene encoding uncharacterized protein LOC132176050 yields MASSKTFLLLGLVFAVVFLISSSVSARELAESAQTQENVQTEAVEEAKYGDHKHGHGHGHGHHGHGHGHGHGHGRHGPPGHGAADETETDEN; encoded by the exons ATGGCTTCATCCAAGACTTTTCTTCTCCTTGGTCTTGTCTTTGCTGTTGTGTTTCTCATCTCCTCCAGTGTCTCTGCTCGTGAGCTTGCCGAGTCCGCTCAAACCC AGGAAAATGTCCAAACTGAAGCTGTGGAGGAGGCCAAATATGGTGACCACAAGCACGGCCATGGACATGGTCATGGTCATCACGGCCATGGACATGGCCATGGACATGGACATGGGCGCCATGGTCCCCCAGGACACGGTGCTGCTGACGAGACAGAAACCGACGAAAATTAG
- the LOC132176163 gene encoding lysine-specific histone demethylase 1 homolog 2: METPDSGGSLLKRSLRKKVGMRNYDENLMDELIEKHLGGAFKKRNRTREDLEKETETEAMIALSLGFPIDALLEEEIQAGVVRELGGKEQNDYIVVRNHILARWRDNVRIWLTKGQIKETVSNEYEHLICSAYEFLLYNGYINFGVSPSFMSQMPGESTEGSVIIVGAGLAGLAAARQLLSFGFKVLVLEGRNRPGGRVYTQRMGREGKFAAVDLGGSVITGIHANPLGVMARQLSIPLHKVRDNCPLYKPDGAPIDKEIDSKVEFIFNKLLDKVTELRQIMGGFANDISLGSVLETLRQLYAVGKSSNERQLLDWHLANLEYANAGCLSDLSAAYWDQDDPYEMGGDHCFLAGGNSRLIKALCEGVPILYGKTVNTIKYGNDGIEVIAGDQIFQADMALCTVPLGVLKKKTIRFEPELPQRKLAAIERLGFGLLNKVAMVFPHVFWGEDLDTFGCLSEHSDKRGEYFLFYSYHTVSGGSVLVALVAGQAAQIFESTDPSALLHCVLSILRGIFGPKGIDVPNPIQTICTRWGSDPLSYGSYSHVRVRSSGSDYDELAESLGNRLFFAGEATNRQYPATMHGAFLSGLREASCIYRATRFRQNSAKKFTQRNVGPSNDVLLDLFKKPDLVLGNFSFIFDPSTEDPRSMGIMKITLGSREHSYNDKSGSSCLNSSNLPLPLYTVISREQAQELQQVTQGDEGRLSYVIKNLGLKLMGSSALGNVGNSLSAIIASARRGRGRNRMSAGPQNM; the protein is encoded by the exons ATGGAGACCCCAGATTCGGGTGGGTCGCTTTTGAAGCGGTCATTGAGAAAGAAAGTGGGTATGCGGAATTATGATGAGAATTTGATGGATGAGCTCATAGAGAAGCATTTGGGTGGTGCTTTTAAGAAGAGGAATAGAACGAGAGAGGATTTGGAGAAAGAAACAGAAACTGAGGCTATGATAGCGCTGTCCCTTGGGTTCCCGATCGACGCACTGCTTGAGGAGGAGATTCAGGCTGGGGTGGTGAGAGAATTGGGGGGAAAGGAGCAAAATGATTATATTGTTGTGAGGAATCATATACTAGCGAGGTGGAGGGATAATGTGCGCATATGGCTTACTAAAGGACAGATTAAAGAAACCGTGAGCAACGAGTATGAACATTTGATATGTTCAGcatatgaatttcttttgtataaTGGTTATATCAATTTTGGGGTTTCTCCCTCGTTTATGTCTCAGATGCCAGGGGAGTCAACCGAAGGGTCTGTGATAATTGTTGGTGCAGGACTTGCTGGGTTAGCAGCAGCAAGGCAGCTGTTGTCATTTGGTTTCAAGGTGCTTGTTCTTGAAGGCAGGAATCGACCTGGTGGAAGAGTTTATACTCAAAGGATGGGGCGGGAGGGTAAATTTGCTGCTGTGGACCTTGGTGGTAGTGTCATTACTGGTATCCATGCTAATCCTCTCGGAGTTATGGCTAGGCAACTTTCTATACCACTTCATAAGGTCAGAGATAACTGCCCTCTGTACAAGCCAGATGGGGCACCCATTGATAAGGAAATTGATTCCAAGGTTGAATTCATCTTTAATAAGTTGCTTGATAAAGTTACCGAACTGAGGCAAATTATGGGTGGATTTGCAAATGATATTTCTCTGGGTTCAGTTTTGGAGACACTCAGGCAATTGTATGCTGTGGGTAAAAGTAGTAACGAAAGGCAACTTCTTGATTGGCATCTTGCAAATTTGGAATATGCTAATGCAGGATGTCTTTCAGATCTGTCGGCTGCCTACTGGGATCAGGATGATCCTTATGAAATGGGTGGGGACCACTGCTTTCTTGCTGGAGGTAATTCGAGATTGATAAAAGCGTTGTGTGAAGGAGTTCCTATACTCTATGGAAAGACTGTCAACACAATTAAATATGGAAACGACGGCATTGAGGTGATAGCCGGGGACCAAATATTTCAAGCAGATATGGCCCTGTGCACTGTACCACTTGGAGTTCTAAAGAAAAAGACTATCAGATTTGAACCAGAGTTGCCCCAGAGAAAGCTGGCAGCTATTGAGAGGCTGGGGTTTGGGCTGCTAAATAAAGTTGCAATGGTCTTTCCACATGTTTTCTGGGGGGAAGACCTGGACACATTTGGATGTCTAAGTGAACATAGCGATAAACGTGGGGAGTATTTTCTCTTTTACAGTTATCATACTGTTTCTGGGGGTTCAGTACTTGTTGCATTGGTGGCTGGACAAGCTGCACAAATATTTGAATCCACAGATCCATCTGCGTTGCTTCATTGTGTTCTAAGCATTCTAAGAG GCATATTTGGTCCTAAAGGTATTGATGTACCTAATCCAATACAAACAATATGTACAAGATGGGGCAGCGATCCCCTTTCCTATGGTTCATACTCTCATGTTAGAGTACGCTCATCTGGTAGTGATTATGATGAACTTGCTGAAAGTTTGGGAAATCGGCTGTTTTTTGCTGGCGAGGCCACAAATAGACAATATCCAGCCACCATGCATGGTGCATTCTTAAGTGGCTTAAGAGAAGCTTCATGCATTTACCGAGCCACCAGGTTTCGCCAAAATAGTGCGAAGAAATTCACTCAGAGAAATGTTGGACCAAGCAATGATGTACTTTTAGATCTTTTCAAGAAGCCTGATCTAGTGTTAGGAAACTTTTCGTTTATATTTGATCCTTCAACAGAAGATCCAAGATCAATGGGGATTATGAAAATTACTTTGGGGAGTAGGGAACACAGTTATAACGACAAATCAGGGTCCAGCTGCCTAAATTCCTCAAACCTGCCATTGCCACTGTACACAGTTATATCTCGTGAACAGGCACAGGAGCTGCAACAGGTGACCCAAGGGGATGAAGGTAGACTCTCATATGTAATAAAAAATCTTGGATTAAAGCTTATGGGATCTAGTGCCTTAGGAAATGTAGGTAACTCCCTGTCAGCTATAATTGCTAGTGCAAGAAGAGGCAGGGGCAGGAATCGCATGTCTGCTGGACCCCAGAACATGTAG
- the LOC132174869 gene encoding uncharacterized protein LOC132174869, producing the protein MWVLSCASPAYPTRSLRASRPIATVRSSSRGSVSFSTHHHHHHYQDPPFVPEVVKAVDSLYSEFRAVDNLVACNTARVLKAFQNARVGSHHFGGCTGYGHDEAGGREALDQAFAEIVGAESAIVRSQFFSGTHAITCALFAFLRPEDELLAVAGAPYDTLEEVIGKRDSHGLGSLKDFGVNYREVPLAEDGGLNWDALVGAVKTQTRCALIQRSCGYSWRRSLSVNEIGRAIEMIKMQNPNCLVMVDNCYGEFVESIEPPLVGADLIAGSLIKNPGGTIAPCGGYVAGKERWVKAAAARLSAPGLGVDCGSTPGDIMRAFFQGLFLSPQMVGEAIKGTFLIAEVMASKGYKVQPLPRVQRHDVVQAVQLGSRERLLAFCEAVQRSSPVGSYTKPVAGTTPGYASEVIFADGTFIDGSTSELSCDGPLREPFAVYCQGGTHWTQWGLVLGEVLKSI; encoded by the exons ATGTGGGTCTTATCATGCGCCTCCCCTGCTTATCCTACTCGCTCTCTTCGAGCTTCAAGACCCATAGCTACCGTTCGTTCAAGCTCTCGAGGCTCAGTCTCCTTCAgtactcatcatcatcatcatcattatcaggACCCTCCCTTTGTTCCAGAG GTTGTGAAAGCAGTAGACTCTTTGTATTCAGAGTTCAGAGCTGTGGATAATTTGGTGGCATGCAACACCGCACGCGTTCTAAAAGCTTTCCAGAATGCTCGAGTTGGATCTCAT CACTTTGGCGGATGCACTGGCTATGGCCATGACGAAGCTGGGGGGCGTGAAGCACTTGATCAAGCTTTTGCAGAAATTGTTGGAGCTGAATCTGCTATAGTTCGTTCACAG TTTTTTTCAGGTACTCATGCGATCACCTGTGCTTTGTTCGCTTTTTTAAGGCCAGAGGATGAG CTTTTGGCAGTTGCTGGTGCTCCCTATGATACGTTAGAGGAAGTTATCGGAAAGAGGGACTCCCATGGACTGGGGTCCCTGAAAGATTTTGGAGTGAACTACCGAGAAGTTCCA CTTGCTGAGGATGGTGGACTTAACTGGGACGCACTTGTGGGTGCTGTGAAAACTCAAACAAGATGTGCACTCATACAGAGGTCATGTGGTTATTCATGGCGTCGTAGCTTAAGTGTAAATGAGATAGGCAGGGCAATCGAGATGATTAAG ATGCAGAATCCTAATTGCTTGGTCATGGTGGATAATTGCTATGGTGAATTTGTGGAAAGCATTGAACCTCCATTGGTG GGTGCAGATTTGATTGCAGGGAGTTTGATAAAAAATCCTGGTGGAACCATCGCACCATGCGGTGGATATGTTGCAGGGAAGGAAAGATGGGTAAAAGCAGCTGCTGCTCGCCTCTCTGCACCAGGGCTTGGGGTTGATTGTGGCTCTACTCCTGGTGATATTATGCGAGCTTTTTTCCAGGGGTTGTTCCTTTCACCTCAAATGGTTGGCGAGGCAATCAAG GGAACCTTTCTGATTGCTGAAGTTATGGCATCTAAAGGGTATAAGGTGCAGCCACTTCCTCGTGTCCAACGCCATGATGTAGTGCAG GCTGTGCAGCTTGGGAGCCGTGAGCGTCTTCTTGCCTTTTGCGAGGCTGTTCAGAGAAGCTCCCCAGTTGGCTCGTATACTAAACCAGTCGCTGGTACAACTCCTGGATATGCATCAGAG GTGATCTTTGCCGATGGAACCTTCATTGATGGGAGTACCAGTGAGCTCTCATGTGATGGACCACTAAGAGAGCCATTTGCTGTATACTGCCAG GGTGGCACCCATTGGACCCAATGGGGACTAGTTCTTGGAGAGGTTCTCAAATCCATATAA